Proteins co-encoded in one Prunus persica cultivar Lovell chromosome G6, Prunus_persica_NCBIv2, whole genome shotgun sequence genomic window:
- the LOC109949709 gene encoding uncharacterized protein LOC109949709 produces the protein MSEQVNHNTIETLTGSNYQKWKQDLEISLGFLDYDFVLKEDPPQEPAADASAETKTKFAKWNKANKMAILIMQRAMISSVKGSIPKSETAKKYYEAIAQRFKESEKAVKSTLLNRLIDMKYDGQGCVRAHILNMIDIGTKLQELEMTVDEDMMVHFALNSLPKDFKNTTS, from the exons ATGTCAGAACAAG TGAACCACAACACCATCGAAACTCTTACTGGATCAAATTACCAGAAATGGAAGCAGGATCTGGAAATATCTCTTGGTTTTCTGGATTATGACTTTGTTTTAAAAGAGGATCCTCCTCAAGAGCCTGCTGCAGATGCCTCTGCAGAAACTAAAACTAAGTTTGCTAAATGGAATAAAGCAAATAAGATGGCAATACTAATTATGCAGAGGGCTATGATATCATCAGTCAAAGGTAGCATTCCAAAATCAGAAACTGCTAAGAAATACTATGAGGCAATTGCACAAAGGTTTAAGGAATCTGAAAAAGCAGTCAAGAGCACTTTGTTGAACAGGTTGATAGACATGAAGTATGATGGACAAGGCTGTGTGAGGGCTCATATTCTGAATATGATTGACATAGGAACCAAATTGCAGGAACTAGAGATGACAGTTGATGAGGACATGATGGTGCATTTTGCCTTAAACTCATTGCcaaaggatttcaa GAACACAACATCATAA
- the LOC18773403 gene encoding F-box protein At2g26160, which yields MGEAISSTVVSGWAWLPSDLLYLIVEKLIPITDCIRLGAVCKNWQSVARHQKHQRLKSCHKQLPMLMVPSKHNRHERRGLYSVAKGETCSFELHVPYNKRLCGSSHGWLACVDENLEVTLLNPFTKRTVHLPPFTQVPQPIHKQAYRSDHYIKKVVLSADPSLFPNDYEAVALFDSNGTRVAHIKSGDHGWTHIDQTIRFFYGLNQVIGFDDVIYYRGQFLAASREGGVFAINVSKDPTYKPHVSLVVPIVQGIDDQAYLVESSSGDLLLVRKFQSMNYVECFTEILSFKVFKLFSDCGDKIGSERIEEIDSIGNDAFFLGGNNHSICVSALDFIGCHPNSIYFCIDKWVGVAYDEVQEPLGMAVFNFENRKFGTNYYCSSPSQKYMPPSTWILPTMV from the coding sequence ATGGGAGAGGCAATATCATCAACTGTAGTTTCAGGTTGGGCATGGCTCCCGAGCGACCTTTTGTATCTGATAGTAGAGAAGTTGATACCAATCACTGACTGTATCCGGCTTGGTGCAGTTTGCAAGAATTGGCAATCAGTAGCTCGTCATCAGAAGCATCAGCGCCTCAAATCATGTCACAAGCAGCTTCCAATGCTAATGGTTCCCAGCAAACACAACCGCCACGAAAGGCGTGGCTTGTATAGTGTCGCAAAAGGAGAGACTTGCAGCTTTGAGTTGCATGTGCCTTACAATAAAAGGCTATGCGGTTCTTCCCATGGTTGGTTGGCTTGTGTGGATGAAAATTTGGAAGTAACCCTTTTAAACCCTTTCACCAAACGTACTGTTCATCTTCCACCATTCACACAAGTCCCTCAACCCATACACAAACAAGCATATAGAAGTGATCACTACATTAAGAAGGTTGTATTGTCTGCAGACCCTTCTTTGTTTCCAAATGATTACGAAGCTGTGGCACTTTTCGATAGTAATGGAACCAGAGTGGCTCATATTAAGTCAGGGGATCATGGTTGGACTCACATAGATCAAACAATCAGATTCTTTTATGGTCTGAATCAAGTGATCGGATTCGATGATGTGATCTATTACAGAGGCCAGTTTCTTGCTGCTAGTAGGGAGGGTGGGGTTTTTGCAATAAACGTTAGCAAGGATCCAACTTATAAACCTCATGTAAGCTTAGTTGTACCAATCGTTCAAGGTATTGATGACCAAGCATATCTTGTGGAATCGTCCAGTGGAGATCTATTGCTGGTTAGGAAGTTCCAAAGTATGAATTATGTTGAGTGTTTTACTGAGATTTTGAGCTTCAAGGTTTTCAAGCTGTTCTCTGATTGTGGGGATAAAATCGGAAGTGAACGGATTGAGGAGATTGATAGTATTGGAAACGATGCTTTTTTCTTAGGTGGCAATAATCACTCCATATGTGTCTCAGCTTTAGACTTTATAGGTTGTCATCCGAATTCCATATACTTCTGCATTGATAAATGGGTGGGTGTTGCTTATGATGAAGTTCAAGAGCCTCTTGGCATGGCTGTcttcaattttgaaaacagaaaatttggAACAAATTACTACTGCTCAAGTCCTTCACAGAAGTACATGCCACCATCAACTTGGATTTTGCCCACCATGGTGTGA